A section of the Serratia liquefaciens ATCC 27592 genome encodes:
- a CDS encoding hybrid sensor histidine kinase/response regulator codes for MKLLKSLQDDGISSHAQIRLLNNTFIRLVFSFSAVPCVGIPFAIWIYLLGEPLWPIISWIIVYLFCALAIRLWHQRYQREAEKEDAGVILNRWLPHINKVAFVHGIGISSLYLITPQINNFDFFLLLNISIAAIVAANATHLTPIISTFTLFFFACWGMLNVGIIWRLNDVMLIVLMLNLLYGFAIYRHALSSHQFFIQQARLEEKSSRLAEQFRQAKEEAEQALLDKNQFLTTASHDLRQPVHAMGFLIEAIIHKNRDASLTPQLLDLQQSVRSVHLMFNSLLDLSKIESGNVSTATTHVDIGTLLDSVITLFREEANSRGLSLRTWRPKRRIAVMGDQLLIRQSLINLIQNALRYTQKGGVLIAIRPQKGECLIEVWDTGVGIADEEKGKIFSPYYRPELAWKIDSAGHGLGLAVVARCAKLMKVKYGMRSVEGKGSHFWMRFALYTGEVKAPENLNAYTHSQIPTRYESLSGACLVVDDDPLVTSAWSSLMSTWGITVRCAASAEEAFAIIDAGFTPFAVLCDQRLRSGESGFDILKALFERLPNTSGAMVSGEFNSPILQEAEQEGYLVLRKPLEPAKLHALLSQWSSC; via the coding sequence ATGAAACTACTTAAATCTTTACAAGATGATGGCATTTCGTCGCACGCGCAAATCCGATTATTGAACAATACGTTTATTCGATTGGTCTTTAGTTTCAGTGCTGTGCCCTGCGTCGGCATCCCCTTTGCTATTTGGATTTATTTACTGGGTGAACCGCTGTGGCCGATAATCAGCTGGATAATAGTGTATTTATTCTGCGCTTTGGCTATCCGATTATGGCACCAAAGATATCAACGCGAAGCGGAGAAAGAGGATGCTGGCGTTATTCTTAACCGCTGGCTCCCACATATCAACAAAGTCGCCTTCGTACATGGGATAGGTATATCCTCATTATATTTAATAACCCCACAAATAAATAATTTCGATTTTTTCCTGTTATTAAATATCAGCATCGCGGCCATCGTCGCGGCGAACGCGACCCATTTGACGCCCATCATCAGTACCTTTACCCTGTTTTTCTTTGCCTGCTGGGGCATGCTTAACGTTGGCATCATTTGGCGTTTAAACGACGTCATGCTCATTGTGTTGATGCTCAACCTGCTTTACGGGTTCGCCATCTACCGCCACGCATTGAGTTCTCATCAGTTTTTTATTCAGCAAGCCCGTCTCGAAGAGAAGAGCTCTCGCCTTGCGGAGCAATTCCGCCAGGCCAAAGAGGAGGCGGAACAAGCCCTGCTCGATAAAAACCAGTTTCTGACCACCGCCAGTCACGACTTGCGCCAACCGGTACATGCCATGGGTTTCCTGATCGAGGCCATCATCCATAAAAATCGCGATGCCTCTTTAACCCCCCAGCTGTTGGATCTGCAGCAGAGCGTGCGCTCCGTGCACCTGATGTTCAATTCTTTGCTCGATCTCAGCAAGATTGAGTCCGGCAACGTCAGTACGGCGACCACCCATGTCGATATTGGAACCCTGCTTGACTCGGTGATTACCCTGTTCCGTGAAGAAGCGAACAGCCGGGGATTATCCCTGCGGACATGGCGCCCCAAGCGACGCATTGCCGTGATGGGCGATCAATTGCTCATCCGACAATCGCTGATTAACCTGATACAAAATGCGCTGCGCTACACCCAGAAAGGCGGCGTATTGATTGCCATCCGCCCACAAAAGGGAGAATGCCTGATCGAAGTCTGGGACACCGGCGTGGGCATCGCCGACGAAGAAAAAGGCAAAATCTTCTCCCCCTACTATCGTCCCGAACTGGCGTGGAAAATCGATAGCGCCGGTCATGGGTTAGGCCTTGCGGTAGTGGCCCGCTGCGCCAAATTGATGAAGGTGAAATACGGCATGCGCTCCGTGGAGGGCAAGGGATCGCATTTCTGGATGCGTTTTGCCCTCTATACCGGCGAAGTCAAAGCGCCAGAAAACCTCAACGCCTATACCCACAGCCAGATCCCTACCCGCTATGAGTCATTGAGCGGCGCCTGCCTGGTGGTTGATGATGATCCGCTGGTCACCTCCGCCTGGTCGAGTTTGATGAGTACCTGGGGGATCACCGTGCGTTGCGCCGCTTCCGCCGAGGAGGCTTTTGCGATTATCGACGCAGGCTTCACCCCCTTCGCCGTGCTTTGCGATCAACGGCTTCGCTCCGGTGAAAGCGGCTTCGATATATTGAAAGCGCTGTTCGAACGCCTGCCGAACACCAGCGGCGCCATGGTCAGCGGGGAATTCAACTCCCCCATTTTGCAAGAGGCCGAACAGGAAGGTTATCTGGTATTAAGAAAGCCGCTGGAACCTGCGAAGCTGCATGCCTTGCTGTCGCAGTGGTCATCCTGCTAG